From one Electrophorus electricus isolate fEleEle1 chromosome 20, fEleEle1.pri, whole genome shotgun sequence genomic stretch:
- the phf20a gene encoding PHD finger protein 20, whose translation MSKMPPNRRGINFEVGAALEACDSLKNWYAANIEKIDYEDEKVLIHYRQWSHRYDEWFDWGSPYLRPVERVQLRRKRLQQDCSLPGFHVNDKVLASWSDCRFYPAKVLAVHKDASYTVKFYDGFVQTVKGMHVRPFIKERVKQKSQSFDRSGEKHQFKMTEKHPRPQERASHKTKRGSQHACEPESESDSDSADERMQRKSEKRPVRTNSAEHEVDRINMPERDGPEQAESPAEHMGQHNYSKSFVKTSTHREQEEESGAMGDHDPSSGLDDRMENQDVEKKTELPEQRENAVLQSRTAEGSPVGGKRRCLVDQSDTSFKKIKVESYSDKCLHGQSRPSSELSKHTLCENGLECAPLPSAEAQSSNGTAALKTEAQSEGSQHLPTPPAKPARKQGFHNPNRFSREPLYRVIKNQPPPALSINLDHNPFKCSIPGCGKSFRKAKLLHYHMKYYHGDEGPVSEDLRTAVGVHTRAAGKQSSLASWQSSKRRRTMALSLYTAAHSHAHSSSSPRLEGWSAAQTAYRRQTLAPPAVSMQEPQPRALPKEKSREKQQDRNRSLVDKDRKTTAETVCVKDRDRPKDKKSRSFLHIKLKKKKKKKSKSGSEENIDISVFGPQSKSNLPHKPLPCPAQLSEVFRRSRGRGRGRAQQIQVDDEGSISDWSSDSYGWTDDDIGADLDITARRLSCGSVDSATVARETVRCVCEVAEENDFMIQCEACMHWQHGACMGLLADTVPDAYACFVCRDPPGQRLSLRYWYDQDWLSHGHMVGLPFLEENYSHQNARKIVATHQLLGDVQHVLEVLSSLQLKINILQNESHPDLKLWSRPWHQTGAGGVRGVFTMASAATRTPAPADKGLHRSGSTTERLRREPSSSLSSSFHNSYISSEHCYQKPRACYAVLEAEIGGSSEPQDSSRGSEPQDSPRGVEQFLQYEQHNGEEPQPCQSKERKERDTEMQVATVISGSEEPKSNSQQQQRINLLDHIECLQDEVTHRMDFIEKELDVLESWLDYSGELEPPEPLARLPELKHSIKQLLGDLGKMQQIAISCST comes from the exons ATGAGTAAGATGCCCCCTAACAGAAGAGGAATTAATTTTGAGGTGGGTGCAGCTCTAGAAGCGTGCGACAGCCTCAAAAACTG GTATGCTGCGAACATTGAGAAGATTGACTACGAGGACGAGAAGGTGCTGATCCACTATCGTCAGTGGAGTCACCGCTATGATGAGTGGTTTGACTGGGGCAGCCCCTACCTCAGACCGGTGGAAAGAGTCCAGCTGAGGAGGAAGCGGCTGCAGCAAGACTGCTCTCTTCCT ggaTTTCATGTAAATGATAAAGTTCTTGCTAGTTGGTCAGATTGTCGATTTTATCCTGCTAAAGTCTTGGCTGTGCATAAAGATG CCTCCTACACAGTGAAGTTTTATGATGGTTTTGTGCAGACAGTTAAGGGGATGCATGTAAGGCCTTTCATCAAAGAG AGGGTCAAGCAGAAATCTCAGTCATTTGACAGAAGTGGAGAGAAGCATCAATTTAAAATGACTGAGAAGCACCCGAGGCCACAGGAACGTGCATCCCACAAGACCAAAAGAGGCTCCCAGCATGCCTGTGAgccagagagcgagagcgacTCAGACTCTGCTGATGAACGGatgcagagaaagagtgagaagagGCCTGTTCGGACGAACTCGGCGGAGCACGAAGTGGACCGTATTAACATGCCAGAGAGAGATGGACCAGAGCAGGCCGAGAGCCCGGCGGAACACATGGGACAGCATAATTACAGCAAGTCATTTGTGAAGACATCTACACACAGggaacaggaagaggagagtggagCCATGGGGGATCACGACCCAAGCTCAGGTCTGGATGACAGGATGGAGAACCAAGATGTGGAAAAAAAGACCGAGCTGCCTGAACAAAGGGAAAATGCAGTTCTGCAGAGCAGAACAGCTGAAGGATCCCCAGTAGGAG GTAAGCGAAGATGTTTAGTCGATCAAAGCGACACATCGTTTAAAAAGATCAAAGTGGAATCATACTCAG ACAAATGTTTACATGGGCAGTCCAGACCATCATCCGAattgtccaaacacacactttgtgaAAATGGTCTAGAGTGTGCTCCTTTACCTTCAGCAGAAGCACAGTCCTCAAATGGCACTGCTGCACTCAAGACTGAGGCCCAGTCAGAGGGCTCCCAACATTTACCGACGCCCCCTGCAAAGC CTGCAAGGAAGCAAGGTTTCCACAATCCTAACCGATTTAGCAGAGAGCCTT TATACAGAGTAATTAAAAACCAGCCACCCCCTGCTCTCTCCATCAACCTGGACCACAACCCCTTCAAGTGCAGCATCCCGGGCTGCGGCAAATCCTTCCGCAAGGCCAAACTCCTGCACTACCACATGAAATACTACCACGGAGACGAAGGGCCGGTAAGCGAGGACTTGAGGACGGCTGTGGGCGTTCATACCAGAGCAGCCGGCAAACAGAGCTCGCTCGCCAGCTGGCAGAGTTCCAAACGCAGACGCACCATGGCCCTTTCCCTGT ACACGGCTGctcacagccacgcccactctTCCTCATCTCCCAGACTGGAAGGCTGGAGCGCGGCTCAAACGGCATACAGGAGGCAGACCTTGGCGCCCCCTGCGGTCAGCATGCAGGAGCCGCAGCCGCGGGCCTTGCCGAAGGAGAAGAGCCGAGAAAAACAGCAGGACAGAAACCGCAGCTTGGTAGACAAAGACAGGAAGACCACAGCAGAAACAG TATGTGTGAAGGATCGCGACAGGCCTAAAGACAAGAAGTCAAGGTCTTTCCTACATATTAagctgaagaaaaagaagaagaagaagtctAAGTCAG GCAGTGAGGAGAACATTGACATCTCGGTATTTGGGCCGCAGTCCAAATCGAACTTGCCCCATAAACCCCTCCCATGCCCCGCCCAACTGTCCGAAGTGTTCCGGCGCAGTCGTGGCCGTGGCCGTGGGCGGGCACAGCAGATACAGGTGGATG ATGAGGGCAGCATCTCCGATTGGTCTTCTGACAGTTATGGTTGGACTGATGATGACATTGGAGCGGATCTAGACATCACAGCCAGACGCCTCAGTTGTGGTTCGGTTGACTCAGCAACAGTTGCCCGGGAAACAGTACGCTGTGTATGTGAGGTGGCGGAAGAAAATGACTTTATGATACAG TGTGAGGCGTGCATGCATTGGCAGCATGGGGCTTGCATGGGTCTGCTGGCAGACACCGTGCCCGACGCATACGCGTGCTTTGTCTGCCGAGATCCCCCAG GCCAAAGACTGAGTTTGCGGTATTGGTATGATCAGGACTGGCTGAGCCATGGCCATATGGTTGGCTTGCCTTTCCTCGAGGAGAACTATTCTCATCAGAATGCAAGAAAGATTGTAGCCACACACCAGCTGCTGGGGGATGTGCAGCATGTGTTGGAGGTGCTCAGCAGCCTGCAGCTCAAAATCAACATCCTGCA GAACGAGAGCCATCCAGACCTGAAGCTGTGGAGCAGACCGTGGCACCAAACAGGAGCGGGTGGAGTGAGGGGTGTCTTCACCATGGCCTCTGCCGCCACCCGCACACCAGCACCTGCTGACAAAGGTCTGCATAGATCAGGGTCCACCACAGAGCGGCTCCGACGAGAACCCTCCTCGTCCTTGTCTTCGTCCTTCCACAACTCTTATATCAGTAGCGAGCACTGCTACCAGAAGCCACGGGCATGCTACGCGGTGCTGGAGGCGGAGATAGGGGGCAGCTCAGAGCCACAGGACAGCTCACGAGGCTCAGAGCCACAGGACAGCCCACGAGGCGTTGAGCAGTTTCTGCAGTATGAGCAGCATAATGGGGAGGAACCCCAACCCTGTCAGTCCAAAGAGCGTAAG GAAAGGGACACAGAGATGCAAGTGGCTACGGTAATATCCGGCAGTGAGGAGCCAAAAAGCAactcccagcagcagcagcgaaTCAACTTGCTAGATCACATCGAGTGCTTACAGGACGAGGTTACTCACAGGATGGACTTCATCGAGAAGGAGCTGGATG TGTTGGAGAGCTGGCTGGACTACTCGGGCGAACTGGAGCCTCCGGAGCCGCTGGCAAGGCTGCCTGAACTCAAACACAGCATCAAGCAGCTGCTCGGAGACCTGGGGAAAATGCAGCAGATTGCTATATCCTGCTCCACATGA